One segment of Desulfosudis oleivorans Hxd3 DNA contains the following:
- a CDS encoding PD-(D/E)XK nuclease family protein: MHPNLFHFATSELSQDAVLCWLLSWAENNHRQHYPHLHKVAKNLLDSIYQRSGAKAPAAFSSIEIRKQDGGIDILCIINHEMAILIEDKAGMKQHSDQLARYKEYVFKKLGFAADKVIQVYIQTGDQSDYSEVEKHGYQVLRRLDLLDIFEDEAGLAARSQSDIFRDFSDYLRQEENEVQSYLVSPPSQWSWNAWKGFYAEVQQQLQDGNWDYVPNPAGGFLGFWWHFVGTDEYEIYLQLEQENLCFKIFVENAEKRRHLRQHWYEKIILKCSEHGLKARRPGRFGNGRYMTVAIMDQDYRAVDDKGIIKMAETLKTLKAAQSVMDGCMMGKR; this comes from the coding sequence ATGCATCCGAATCTGTTTCACTTTGCCACATCCGAACTTTCACAGGATGCCGTTTTGTGCTGGCTGCTATCCTGGGCAGAAAACAACCACAGGCAGCACTATCCACATCTGCATAAGGTGGCCAAAAATCTTTTAGACTCGATTTATCAACGTTCCGGGGCCAAAGCACCCGCGGCCTTCTCAAGTATTGAGATACGAAAGCAAGACGGCGGCATTGATATTCTTTGCATCATAAATCATGAAATGGCCATCCTGATTGAAGATAAGGCTGGCATGAAGCAACACTCTGATCAACTGGCAAGATACAAAGAGTATGTATTCAAAAAGCTTGGTTTCGCTGCTGACAAGGTGATTCAAGTGTATATCCAGACAGGCGATCAAAGCGACTACAGTGAAGTCGAAAAGCATGGGTATCAGGTTCTTAGACGACTGGACCTGCTTGATATTTTTGAAGATGAAGCCGGACTGGCGGCCAGGTCTCAAAGCGATATTTTTCGTGATTTCAGCGATTATCTACGCCAGGAAGAAAACGAGGTACAGAGCTACCTTGTTTCCCCGCCATCCCAATGGTCCTGGAACGCCTGGAAAGGTTTTTACGCCGAGGTTCAGCAACAACTTCAGGATGGAAACTGGGATTATGTACCCAATCCAGCGGGTGGATTCCTCGGGTTTTGGTGGCATTTTGTTGGGACAGACGAATACGAGATCTATTTGCAACTTGAGCAGGAAAATCTTTGTTTCAAAATCTTTGTAGAGAATGCGGAAAAGCGGCGTCATCTTCGCCAACACTGGTACGAGAAAATCATTTTAAAATGCTCGGAGCATGGGCTTAAAGCAAGGCGTCCAGGCCGTTTTGGCAACGGGCGATACATGACGGTTGCGATTATGGATCAAGATTATCGTGCAGTAGATGATAAGGGCATCATCAAAATGGCTGAAACCCTGAAAACACTTAAAGCGGCTCAGTCTGTTATGGATGGCTGTATGATGGGGAAGAGATGA
- a CDS encoding FtsZ/tubulin family protein — protein MSTGIGETDFMIAVAGGAGINCANRLMERKLNRSWFMAVDTDVSALARCAAFRKITVNSRETGADFEQRVSPLLGHRRRLFVIAGLGGEAGSSFALWLAEYGSRRQMSVECFVFLPFLFEGARNQRADETLEKLEPIVYRLHVFKNDDLRNRNLNAMTMTQVFDVLHDAVFCRLAPCLEQGG, from the coding sequence ATGAGCACCGGAATCGGGGAAACAGATTTTATGATTGCCGTTGCCGGGGGCGCGGGGATCAACTGCGCAAACCGCCTGATGGAAAGAAAGCTGAACCGGTCCTGGTTTATGGCGGTGGACACCGACGTGTCGGCTCTTGCCCGGTGCGCGGCCTTTCGAAAGATCACGGTAAACAGCCGGGAGACCGGGGCCGATTTTGAGCAGCGGGTGTCGCCCCTGCTTGGTCACCGGCGGCGGCTGTTTGTGATTGCGGGCCTTGGGGGCGAGGCCGGTTCCAGTTTTGCCCTGTGGCTTGCCGAATATGGCAGCAGGCGGCAGATGAGTGTGGAGTGCTTTGTGTTTCTGCCGTTTCTGTTTGAGGGCGCAAGAAATCAAAGGGCTGATGAAACATTAGAAAAGCTGGAGCCGATTGTTTACCGGCTTCATGTGTTTAAAAACGATGACTTGAGAAACCGCAACTTAAACGCCATGACAATGACGCAGGTCTTTGACGTGTTGCACGATGCGGTGTTTTGCAGGCTTGCCCCCTGTCTTGAACAAGGGGGCTGA
- a CDS encoding BTB/POZ domain-containing protein: MNARLIINNREVLLGHRHLEEFVFTLDDDPAMREIFHELAKSPSSEIRKDISGNQYLSEETRRLLIADTSLEVMRAIILSDEAQALMTQSDLERYLATGDAEILRALAINLKELARKYKVCDLNWLCENLIRHPDPATRYNLAANIYTPAAFLKKLAGDDDVDVARKAAETLREVGNGFDPDDDE; encoded by the coding sequence ATGAACGCCAGGCTTATTATCAACAACCGTGAAGTGCTGCTGGGGCACCGGCATCTGGAAGAATTTGTATTTACTTTGGATGATGACCCGGCTATGCGGGAGATTTTTCATGAACTGGCCAAGTCCCCTTCCAGCGAAATCCGCAAGGATATTTCCGGAAACCAGTACCTGTCCGAAGAAACCCGCCGGCTCCTGATCGCCGATACCTCTCTGGAAGTCATGCGCGCCATTATTCTTTCTGATGAGGCCCAGGCACTCATGACCCAAAGCGATCTGGAACGATACCTGGCCACCGGCGATGCCGAGATCCTGAGGGCACTGGCCATTAATTTAAAAGAGTTGGCGCGGAAGTATAAAGTGTGCGACTTAAACTGGCTCTGCGAAAACCTGATCCGCCATCCTGATCCGGCAACCCGCTACAACCTGGCGGCAAATATATACACGCCGGCCGCTTTTTTGAAAAAACTGGCTGGCGATGATGACGTTGATGTTGCCCGAAAAGCAGCGGAAACCCTGCGGGAAGTCGGCAACGGCTTTGATCCGGATGATGATGAATAG
- a CDS encoding FtsZ/tubulin family protein, translated as MNRPTIAIVGVGGAGLNMVNYLKRTGINDPDRAQYIAVNCDRESLSRCEADILLPIGVKSFDGPGAKGNVRLGRDCAIESRDTIMPALEAFQLVFIVAGLGGGTGTGAAIEIARMGRDLGAITVALVTLPFSFESKKRMQNAEKGLAVLGQFTDALIVLPNNRLRRLASLQLTIKELFDLSSEHIRQAISGFIPLLYQAEGL; from the coding sequence ATGAATAGGCCGACAATTGCAATCGTTGGTGTCGGCGGCGCGGGCCTGAATATGGTGAACTACCTGAAACGCACCGGCATCAATGACCCTGATAGAGCACAATATATTGCGGTGAACTGTGACCGGGAGTCATTAAGTCGCTGTGAGGCGGACATCCTTCTGCCCATCGGCGTAAAATCTTTTGATGGCCCTGGCGCCAAGGGAAATGTTCGCCTGGGCCGGGACTGCGCCATTGAAAGCCGGGATACCATCATGCCGGCACTGGAGGCCTTCCAACTGGTTTTTATTGTTGCCGGCCTTGGCGGCGGCACCGGTACCGGCGCCGCCATTGAAATCGCACGAATGGGCAGGGACCTGGGCGCCATCACTGTGGCACTGGTCACACTGCCCTTTTCTTTTGAATCAAAAAAGCGAATGCAAAATGCCGAAAAGGGGCTGGCCGTCCTGGGCCAATTTACGGATGCGTTAATCGTCCTGCCCAACAACCGGCTTCGGCGGCTGGCGTCACTCCAACTTACCATAAAAGAACTGTTCGATTTGAGCAGTGAGCATATCCGCCAGGCCATCAGCGGTTTTATCCCGCTGTTGTATCAGGCAGAGGGATTATGA
- a CDS encoding Lar family restriction alleviation protein: MSEKDTITGVKPCPFCGQADISVRSETIPVLGGTGDLQEVTIYQVCCKTCNAEGPSLMVKTTAKHAESEAAVLEQWNQRLGRHKDAPPNLKNCPFCGEQPEVLRDPEPAPILVEIFCSDCGATGPANDKDDLMVLWNKRA, from the coding sequence ATGTCTGAAAAAGATACAATTACCGGCGTTAAGCCCTGTCCGTTTTGCGGGCAAGCGGATATATCTGTGCGTTCAGAGACCATCCCTGTTCTCGGGGGGACTGGGGATCTGCAGGAAGTAACTATATATCAGGTGTGCTGCAAGACCTGTAACGCCGAAGGCCCCTCCCTCATGGTAAAAACAACCGCAAAGCACGCCGAATCTGAAGCCGCAGTCCTTGAACAGTGGAACCAACGCCTCGGGCGGCACAAGGATGCACCTCCCAATCTTAAAAACTGCCCCTTCTGCGGGGAACAGCCGGAAGTGCTTCGCGACCCTGAACCTGCACCCATACTCGTTGAAATCTTCTGCTCCGACTGCGGCGCCACAGGCCCGGCAAATGATAAAGACGATCTGATGGTGCTCTGGAATAAACGAGCGTGA
- a CDS encoding MBL fold metallo-hydrolase — translation MQIIPHKGTHMIGGTCVELRAEGQGLLLDMGMPLVNPNGTEFDENTVKRPIEKLMADDILPRVPGLYDKSECNLAGIVLTHAHRDHFGLSQFVKPDIPIFAGQTTADLIGAIRLFFPDQLDPARLTIIKAHWQPVTVGPFTIKSHPVDHSAPGAMAVEVEAAGKKVFFTGDLRAHGYKYRTFENLLKNPPKNVDAMLMEGSSLGRGPTEYAYPDESSVKEALINEIKDDPNLVLLFCSSQNVDRVVSACRAAQATGRELVMDYYTAYILYLLKNTSRNIPQFFWDEVRLLSWPWHVHALEENGHKGFVITLNNKGGTVKPEEIFNNPDKFLVLAKPNRTLPTLTKGLGADQITCMWSMWSGYLKDPEKNFAAFLRTKNIPDGQIKHIHTSGHATIKDLGRLVKAVNPGLLIPIHTFHPDDYDQFIDPARVKVLNDGDVWEI, via the coding sequence ATGCAAATAATTCCCCACAAAGGCACCCACATGATCGGCGGGACCTGTGTTGAGCTGCGGGCTGAAGGGCAAGGCCTGCTGCTGGACATGGGCATGCCCCTGGTCAACCCGAATGGAACGGAGTTTGATGAGAATACGGTCAAGCGGCCGATAGAAAAACTGATGGCGGACGACATTCTGCCCCGGGTGCCGGGCCTGTATGACAAGTCTGAATGCAACCTTGCCGGTATCGTGCTGACCCATGCCCACCGGGATCATTTCGGCCTGAGCCAGTTTGTAAAACCCGACATTCCGATATTTGCCGGCCAGACCACGGCCGACCTGATCGGCGCTATCCGCCTGTTTTTTCCGGATCAGCTTGACCCCGCCCGCCTGACAATCATCAAGGCGCACTGGCAGCCGGTTACTGTCGGCCCCTTTACCATCAAATCGCATCCAGTGGACCATTCCGCACCGGGCGCCATGGCCGTGGAAGTGGAAGCCGCCGGCAAAAAGGTGTTTTTTACCGGGGATCTCCGCGCCCACGGCTATAAATACCGGACATTTGAAAATCTTCTTAAAAATCCACCGAAAAACGTGGATGCCATGCTGATGGAGGGATCATCCCTGGGCAGAGGCCCCACGGAATACGCCTACCCCGATGAGTCTTCGGTTAAAGAAGCCCTGATCAACGAAATTAAAGATGACCCTAACCTGGTACTTTTGTTCTGCTCCTCCCAGAATGTGGACCGGGTTGTCAGCGCCTGCCGGGCAGCTCAAGCAACAGGCCGTGAACTGGTGATGGATTATTATACTGCCTACATTTTGTATCTTTTAAAGAACACATCAAGAAACATTCCCCAATTTTTCTGGGATGAAGTCCGTCTTCTGTCGTGGCCATGGCACGTTCACGCATTAGAAGAAAATGGGCACAAGGGGTTTGTTATTACACTTAACAACAAGGGCGGCACCGTCAAGCCGGAGGAAATTTTCAACAACCCTGACAAATTTCTTGTTCTGGCCAAACCCAACAGGACCCTGCCGACTCTGACTAAAGGCCTTGGGGCCGATCAGATCACCTGCATGTGGTCCATGTGGTCCGGCTACCTGAAAGACCCGGAAAAAAATTTTGCCGCCTTTCTCCGGACTAAAAATATCCCCGACGGGCAGATCAAACACATCCACACCAGCGGCCATGCCACCATCAAGGACCTGGGCCGATTGGTCAAAGCCGTCAATCCCGGACTCCTTATCCCCATCCACACCTTCCACCCGGATGATTATGATCAGTTCATCGACCCGGCCAGGGTCAAGGTATTAAATGACGGGGATGTTTGGGAGATTTAA
- the dnaE gene encoding DNA polymerase III subunit alpha, whose translation MTTVPDQFVHLHVHTCYSLLDGIIRPDDLVARAVEYKMPAVAITDHGTMFGVIQFYMEAVRAGIKPIIGCECYVAPRTIADKTPADHAGLSHLVLLAETMEGYRNLCRLATIAQQDGFFHKPRIDKALLQKHAKGLIGLSACLKGEIPHLICRGRQDEADAAARQYCDMLGDRNFFLEVQNNGLPEQETVNNALLDMSRRLSIPLVGTNDCHYLDPEDSRAHEIALCLQTGQTIHDTDRLKFDTNQLNFKSTGEMCVFLEPFPRAAANTVAIAERCQVAFDFSARHFPVLETPPGKTMADMLEDSAMAGLKKRWQHICKQSSHADKSVYQQRLAYELAVINEMGAPGYFLIIADFIAYAKNNGILTGPGRGSAPGSLVCYCLGITGVDPIEHGLLFERFLNPERNVMPDIDVDICINGREKIHQYLMDKYNRDDGEDYAACIATLGTMRSRAALREVGRALIMPLDDVNKVAKLIPPGARSLDDALKKEPALRALIDSKPEFGELMDVIRKLEGLPFHILMNAAGIVLSDKPLTCYTPLYRFKGEMITQLDARSLETMGLARLDLLGMRDLTVISDTLQLIKNQGRQTPDLSRIDTTDAATCQLLSKGDTFGVFQLASTGMKELLVKARPRSLSEVAVLIALYRPGLLENGMVADYLGRKQGLKDTTYPTAKLEPILKETCGLPVYQEQIMQAVQVLAGYTPGQSDDFRKAMGKRIAEKIADHRQRFINGAAAKGIDKATALQLFEQLEYFGAYGFNKAHSIAYAFIAWQMACLKAHFPAEFMAVWLDISFGCVDRIARLIGECRDSNIPVLPPDVNQSARQFTVVNGQIRCGLACVKKTDKGLIDAIIAERTAAGPFVSLSDFCNRMSAGRPELLQDRKALENLVKAGAFDSTGATRSQMMAVLDEILKPSLDLQQPRKPAVPALPEVGEWSPHLRRALEKRAMGICLTPAPPAYCHAKLKRPTTTPLCSIYENPQGGRVAVDGIWKAVEYKQGKDGCPMALAELEDNNAAIEVVIPAEIYESARHALLPGRPVIVEGRYECDEVRISPLQAERIIPLTDITFPGLPQGKKEDLPRSLACPFCGHAQTWLRMEYAPPEDLKTSTDMEIACQLRCGYCRAVGPVTTVGITADRVQVEIAAIGQWNQRAGHGTDDTRKLKPCAFCGHHPPDIEYVIDPDPLEEIETGVINQITCPQCGAAVHSMCFCDPCLTKWNLRQ comes from the coding sequence ATGACGACCGTCCCAGATCAATTTGTCCATCTTCATGTTCACACCTGCTACAGCCTGCTGGACGGGATAATTCGCCCGGACGATCTGGTTGCGCGGGCCGTTGAATACAAGATGCCGGCCGTGGCCATCACCGACCACGGCACCATGTTCGGCGTTATTCAATTTTACATGGAAGCCGTCAGGGCGGGCATTAAACCCATAATCGGCTGTGAATGCTATGTGGCGCCGCGGACCATCGCCGACAAAACACCGGCAGACCACGCCGGCCTGTCCCATCTTGTTTTGCTGGCCGAAACCATGGAAGGCTATCGCAACCTCTGCCGGTTGGCCACTATCGCCCAGCAGGACGGTTTTTTTCACAAACCCCGGATTGATAAAGCATTGCTACAAAAACACGCCAAAGGCCTGATCGGTCTGTCTGCCTGCCTGAAAGGAGAAATACCCCACCTGATCTGCAGGGGCAGGCAGGACGAAGCCGATGCCGCGGCACGGCAGTATTGCGATATGCTGGGGGACAGAAATTTTTTTCTGGAAGTCCAGAACAACGGCCTGCCCGAACAGGAAACGGTCAACAACGCCCTGCTGGACATGAGCCGGCGACTTTCCATCCCCCTGGTGGGCACCAATGACTGTCATTACCTGGACCCTGAAGACAGCCGTGCCCACGAGATTGCCTTATGTCTTCAGACAGGCCAGACCATCCACGATACCGACCGGCTTAAGTTTGATACCAACCAGCTCAACTTCAAGTCCACCGGGGAGATGTGCGTTTTTCTGGAGCCCTTTCCCAGGGCCGCGGCCAACACCGTAGCCATTGCAGAGCGGTGCCAGGTGGCCTTTGACTTCAGCGCCCGGCATTTTCCCGTGCTTGAAACACCACCGGGCAAGACCATGGCTGACATGCTTGAAGATAGCGCCATGGCCGGCCTGAAAAAACGATGGCAGCACATTTGCAAGCAGAGCAGCCACGCCGATAAATCGGTTTATCAACAGCGGTTAGCGTATGAGCTGGCTGTAATCAATGAGATGGGGGCCCCCGGCTACTTTCTGATCATAGCCGATTTTATTGCGTATGCTAAAAACAACGGTATCCTCACCGGCCCGGGCCGGGGATCTGCGCCCGGCAGCCTGGTCTGTTACTGCCTGGGCATCACCGGTGTTGATCCCATCGAGCACGGTCTGCTGTTTGAACGGTTTTTGAACCCGGAACGAAACGTCATGCCGGATATCGACGTGGACATCTGCATTAACGGCCGGGAAAAAATACACCAATATCTGATGGACAAATACAACCGGGATGACGGGGAGGACTATGCGGCCTGTATCGCAACTTTAGGCACCATGAGAAGCAGGGCCGCTCTCCGGGAGGTGGGTCGGGCGCTGATTATGCCGTTGGACGACGTGAACAAAGTCGCAAAGCTGATACCGCCTGGCGCCAGAAGTCTGGACGACGCCCTGAAAAAAGAGCCGGCCTTGAGGGCACTGATCGATTCAAAACCAGAGTTTGGTGAGCTGATGGACGTCATCCGGAAGCTGGAAGGGTTGCCGTTCCATATTCTTATGAACGCCGCCGGGATTGTCTTGAGCGATAAACCGTTGACCTGTTACACGCCCTTATATCGTTTTAAAGGTGAAATGATAACCCAGCTTGACGCCCGGTCGTTGGAAACCATGGGGTTGGCCAGGCTGGACCTGCTGGGCATGAGGGACCTGACGGTTATCAGCGATACCTTGCAACTGATAAAGAACCAGGGCCGGCAAACGCCGGACCTTTCCCGGATAGACACCACGGACGCCGCCACCTGTCAGCTTCTGTCCAAAGGAGACACTTTCGGTGTGTTTCAGCTTGCAAGCACCGGCATGAAAGAGCTGCTGGTAAAAGCCCGGCCGCGATCGCTGTCTGAAGTTGCCGTGCTGATCGCCCTGTATCGTCCAGGCCTTTTGGAAAATGGCATGGTTGCAGATTACCTTGGAAGAAAACAAGGCCTGAAAGACACAACTTATCCCACGGCGAAACTGGAACCGATTTTAAAAGAGACCTGTGGCCTGCCGGTCTATCAGGAGCAGATCATGCAGGCGGTCCAGGTGCTGGCAGGCTACACGCCGGGACAATCCGACGATTTTCGCAAGGCGATGGGAAAAAGGATAGCCGAAAAAATTGCAGATCACCGCCAACGGTTTATTAACGGCGCCGCCGCCAAAGGCATTGACAAAGCCACGGCGTTGCAACTGTTTGAACAACTCGAATACTTTGGCGCCTATGGATTCAACAAAGCCCACAGCATCGCCTATGCCTTCATTGCCTGGCAGATGGCATGTCTCAAAGCGCACTTTCCAGCTGAATTCATGGCGGTGTGGCTGGACATAAGTTTCGGGTGTGTAGACAGGATCGCCCGCTTAATTGGTGAATGCCGCGACAGCAACATCCCTGTCCTGCCGCCGGATGTCAATCAAAGTGCCAGACAATTTACAGTGGTCAACGGGCAGATACGATGCGGTCTGGCATGCGTCAAGAAAACAGACAAAGGACTGATAGACGCAATTATTGCCGAGCGCACCGCCGCCGGTCCATTTGTATCCCTGTCTGATTTCTGTAACCGCATGTCGGCCGGGCGTCCGGAACTACTGCAGGATAGAAAAGCTCTTGAAAACCTGGTCAAAGCCGGTGCGTTTGACAGCACCGGCGCCACCCGGTCGCAAATGATGGCAGTTCTTGATGAGATTTTGAAGCCGTCACTCGATCTACAACAGCCCCGAAAGCCGGCTGTCCCGGCTCTGCCGGAGGTCGGCGAATGGTCCCCACACCTTCGGCGGGCCCTTGAAAAAAGGGCGATGGGAATCTGTTTAACCCCGGCGCCCCCGGCATATTGTCATGCAAAATTGAAGCGCCCGACTACTACCCCCCTGTGCTCCATTTACGAAAATCCTCAAGGCGGCCGGGTCGCTGTCGATGGTATCTGGAAAGCGGTTGAGTATAAGCAGGGCAAAGATGGGTGTCCCATGGCCCTGGCGGAGCTGGAAGACAACAATGCGGCAATCGAAGTCGTCATTCCGGCTGAAATTTACGAGTCTGCCCGGCACGCCTTGCTGCCGGGCAGGCCGGTCATCGTGGAAGGTCGCTATGAATGTGATGAAGTTAGAATAAGTCCATTGCAGGCTGAGCGGATAATCCCGTTGACCGATATTACTTTTCCCGGGCTGCCGCAGGGCAAAAAAGAAGACTTGCCCCGCAGCCTGGCATGTCCTTTTTGCGGCCACGCCCAGACATGGCTGCGCATGGAATATGCACCGCCAGAAGATTTAAAAACAAGCACGGACATGGAAATTGCATGTCAACTGCGTTGTGGGTACTGCCGGGCTGTCGGTCCCGTTACTACCGTAGGAATAACCGCTGACCGTGTGCAGGTTGAAATCGCCGCCATCGGCCAATGGAACCAACGTGCCGGTCATGGAACAGATGATACCCGGAAGCTGAAGCCCTGTGCTTTTTGCGGCCATCATCCCCCCGACATAGAATATGTAATTGATCCTGATCCCCTCGAAGAAATAGAGACCGGGGTAATCAACCAGATTACCTGTCCGCAATGCGGCGCTGCCGTCCATTCCATGTGCTTTTGCGACCCATGTCTGACAAAGTGGAACCTGAGACAATAA
- a CDS encoding FtsZ/tubulin family protein produces the protein MTTTRTISRCDFLLNALAACAGTVLPLSLSAPSPTDSLAPSPRPIEIKRLAPMTHPDDSFKTTVFCMGRPGLYAVSRMVHRFGHIDRNVDYLFVDTHDTEDTNLYLPEATRTLLTDLLAESHLALIVADTERGIPEALRTQFAEWRRQSSNMTVTFCLAPAAPANARQPVWTRQPNDVIVNVPATPADTTALMPYAIFGLCHPVYYPGLVGLDLDDIKTVLSRTGGIRFGMATAVGENRPATAMRKALKQVYAGIPPSAVQTGLLAFITTNDEDDLSFEDLTEAADLLHEALRPFDNAEYTWAHRVTPSVKKGEVLVTVYAG, from the coding sequence ATGACCACAACCCGAACTATAAGTCGCTGCGACTTTCTTCTGAACGCTCTGGCCGCATGCGCCGGAACCGTTCTCCCATTGTCGTTATCTGCACCCTCGCCGACCGACTCGCTGGCGCCATCGCCCCGGCCCATAGAAATAAAAAGGCTTGCTCCTATGACTCATCCTGATGATTCTTTCAAAACAACAGTCTTCTGCATGGGCAGACCCGGCCTGTATGCTGTTTCACGGATGGTCCACCGGTTCGGCCACATCGACCGCAACGTGGACTACCTCTTTGTGGACACGCACGACACAGAAGACACCAACCTGTATCTGCCGGAAGCAACCCGCACCCTTCTCACAGATTTGTTGGCCGAAAGCCACCTGGCACTCATTGTCGCCGACACGGAAAGGGGTATACCCGAAGCACTGCGCACTCAATTTGCCGAATGGCGCAGACAATCTTCCAACATGACCGTAACCTTTTGCCTGGCCCCGGCCGCGCCGGCAAATGCCCGGCAACCTGTATGGACCCGGCAGCCAAACGACGTCATTGTGAACGTCCCCGCAACACCAGCCGACACAACCGCATTAATGCCGTACGCGATTTTTGGCCTCTGTCACCCGGTCTATTATCCGGGGCTTGTGGGCCTTGATCTTGACGACATCAAAACCGTTTTAAGCCGTACAGGGGGCATACGATTTGGCATGGCTACCGCGGTCGGCGAAAATCGCCCGGCAACAGCCATGCGGAAGGCGCTGAAGCAAGTCTATGCCGGCATTCCCCCGTCCGCCGTGCAAACAGGGCTCCTCGCCTTCATCACAACCAACGACGAAGATGATCTCTCCTTCGAAGATCTGACAGAGGCCGCGGACCTGCTGCACGAAGCCCTTCGCCCTTTTGATAATGCGGAGTATACCTGGGCGCACCGCGTGACGCCCAGCGTGAAAAAAGGCGAGGTGCTGGTCACGGTTTATGCCGGATAA
- a CDS encoding GNAT family N-acetyltransferase, whose translation MAKLTLHSNSIVLRGRMIRIAKKDDLEGIMAIFKSWPKSYDYESAQSYYKNFFDGKHDADVVFVLEKEGEIVGTAGYCLEQSEGVKGIYWLNWLYTSQHHKCKGYASTLLDFVIEQLKKKNARKLFVNTSSHKFYKNAIRLYVKFGFEEEGCLEKFYSESEHQIIFGLDFKMIQKIPFDSSLSA comes from the coding sequence ATGGCAAAACTGACACTTCACAGTAACAGCATCGTTTTAAGAGGGCGCATGATCAGAATTGCAAAAAAAGACGATCTTGAAGGCATTATGGCTATTTTTAAAAGCTGGCCTAAATCATATGACTATGAATCAGCGCAATCGTATTATAAAAATTTTTTTGATGGAAAGCATGATGCAGACGTTGTTTTTGTTTTAGAAAAAGAAGGCGAAATAGTTGGGACTGCCGGTTATTGTTTAGAGCAATCGGAAGGAGTTAAGGGTATTTATTGGCTTAATTGGCTGTATACATCCCAACACCACAAATGCAAAGGATATGCTTCCACTCTTCTTGATTTTGTCATAGAGCAACTTAAAAAGAAAAATGCTCGAAAGCTGTTTGTTAATACCAGTAGCCATAAATTTTATAAAAACGCTATCAGATTATATGTAAAATTTGGCTTTGAGGAAGAAGGGTGTCTTGAAAAATTCTATTCAGAGTCTGAGCACCAAATCATTTTTGGCCTTGATTTTAAAATGATTCAGAAGATTCCGTTTGATTCCAGTTTAAGCGCATAG